Within Anguilla anguilla isolate fAngAng1 chromosome 11, fAngAng1.pri, whole genome shotgun sequence, the genomic segment TAAGCAGGTGTAGGCTCAatggagacagacagaagtTTTGTTTTGCAAGCCAAGGATTTGCCTTTTTGGATGGCGCAAGATGTATGGAACGCACCCTCCACCCGGCACCTCTGTGACTGGCCGCCCGGCCGGTTCTTTCAGTACTGGACGACTGTGCACGGCTACCCTTTAAGGAAAACCGGGAATTCAAGTTCACCTTTAGCAAGAAACTGCATTTTGCTGGATGTGATGAATGACTATGAGAATGGGTCAGGGTTCTGTCTAAAAACGAGAATGTTAACATTACAGTGCTGGCGTAGGAAAGGGCACgcaaattattataatttttttttcattcagtatTTGCTTTGTTACAATTTGTGAAAATAACCAGCTTGGAATActgtttaaagaaaatatttcaaatggtaaaaatgttcaaacttgatattaaaattattttctataaAGGTAAGCTTTTTGTTTGCTAAAGAAAAATTGAATCCCACGTGGACCAATTCAATGGCATACCTTGTCAAAACTTGTTTACGGGTTGGGAAAGTGTCTTCTTGTTCGCATTGACTGAATGGTGAAGGAGAATTAGTAACTGTTTTGACGGCagtgattattattgttgttattagtagtagcagtagtaatagtagtagtgtTAATATTAGTATTGCAATTGCCAGACGAGCAAAATATAGAAAAGAATGGTGTGTTCAGCCCATTCAGACTTcgcatttacatttattgtgttaaGCAGCGGTGGGCAGGAGGGCCATGTCCATTTGTGCGTTGCAGTTACTGACATTTCTGGGCAGGTTCATGAATCCCAactgaagactgttcttgtgtccccaTATGAACCTCCCCATGTGTTCTTTTCTACGGTTCCAGACGAACCAGCTTCGTTGCTAAATATCTGCATGAACCAGGGTAACGGGTGCAAGAACATGAATGCAAACGGATCCTAGAGGAACAGCCTTGCCCACCTCTGATCCAAAGCGAATTTAGCACTATGTCAAGGCTTGTCTTGACAACGCCAAGGGTCTTAGCCTCTACTGCATGACCAGACGAGCTCGCACAACATTTCTATCAAATTCTAACCAGGTTTATGAAGAGTTGTGAGGCTGTTGATTTCTttggaattttaaaagaaaacacagtcaATTAAATAAACCTACAAACAAACCAGGCTCTAAAACGTTTCCAAAACAGCTAACAGCTAGCATACAATGAGATTATGCCACTTTGGGAATTTTGGAATTCCACACATTTCCCGTACTGGTTCGTTTCATTgacttctgtttctgtctggaAGGAAATAATCTCGGCCGTACATGGAATGCAAAGATGGTATTGAAACCTGATTGGTGACCAATGATTGTTGCATCATTTGGTACCGCTACGTTCGTTTAAATGCTCAGGAAgtgacaaaatataataataataacaatcgtaatgatcattaataataataataataataataataataagttatttatatagcacctttcgtTCAACACATGCCACCCTCAATGCTTTACACGAAGgttaaaacaaaagcacagattgACATAAAAATACGGATTAAGCacaataagatttaaaaaagaaaatccatgaAATTTGAATTCCCGTTGAAGTGACACGAGTGCATGCGTGttaaatatgtgtatgtattaagagtactttaaaaataaatgatcaattGTTAAGAAGCTACATTGAAAAGATAAGTATTTAGCTGGGTCTTAAGTGTCCACTGAGTGCACCTCCCTAAAAGCCCTGAGCAGGCTTTTCCAGGGACTGGGTGCATGATTTAAGATGGCTGCTTCCtcaatcttattttattttatttttttggccctGTGGTATTGAGAGGTCAGTGAGTCAGCATCAGATGACCCGAGCGCTCATGCAGGGGCATAAGGAACCCAGGGAATCTGCGATATACGCGGGGCTTAAGCCTAGGTGCTTTCTAGACAAGCGGAAGAACTTTGAGGTCTGTCCTGGATGCCACCGGAAGCTAGTTTAGGGAAAACCAGAGTGATgtgctctgctttttttttctttttggtgacgagacagtgtgttctgtgtaaGCTGTAGCCTATTAATAGATTTAGGGGTGCGGGTGCCAGTATAAATGGCATTGCAGTTGTCCAGTCTGCTTGGAAACAAAAGCCTGGAGAAGTTTTTTTCAGCATTGTGCCTGGTTAAAAGGATCAAACCTTAATAATGTTTCTGAGATGAGAGAAAACTATCCTTCTTTTTGTGTGATGCAAAACTTTGAGAGTCAGAGTCTAAATGGCCCCCAGGCTtgttgcttctggtttgacctggGGGGTAAAATCTCCAAGCTTAAAGAGAAGTGCAGCCAAGTAAACGAATTTCAGTTTTGTCCTAATTTAGCTTCAGACAGTTACTGCTCAACCAATTGTTGATGGCAGATACGCACGGAAACGAAGAACTGCAAAGCTGATACATTAGCCCTGTCCAATAAACTGAGTCATTAAACAGCCGTGTTTTACGCGTTATTTAAGAACGGACATTATTATGTAAGGGAAGAGTGTTATGGGGTTTTCCCCTGTGTCTTAAGAGCATCGTTAAAAATGTTGACCTTTATACGTGGTGCACAGTCACGCAACTTGTAAAATGACTCATTTTATAATAGGTTTTAAGATCATTTTTATATACTTACACACTGGGGTGACGTGGTTTAATTGACTGTTTATGTAGCAGCTGTGCAGTTTAatgcataattaatattataatacGTCTTGAACTCTGAGCACCAACGGTTGTAAATTGATTTCCAGTTAAATTAAGCTTGTGAAACATAGTCTACCTGTATTTCCTTTACAGTCTGGAATATttgttgctttatatttttcCCGGTAACTGTGTAACATAGACTACTTGCGCAGGAAATATCATACAACAGATTCATATTTAGTTTATGTATTCTGACTTTAAAATTCCGTTTGTCTTTTGGTACTGTAGTCAAGGCGTATTGGCCACCCCACTGTGACAGTATCTTATACCCGTCTATTGTGCCTTGCGGGAGTTTTTCCGTGTGTGTATTGCTTGTTTACCTTAACGCAGGGATCCTTAATTTTATCCTGAAAGTGTGGGTGccggcttttgttccaaccaagcagtaataCACCCGATCGTGCttatcaaggtccttagcaaaggcTCTtgtgattgattagtagaatcaagtgtgttacaacttggttggaacaaaagcctgcacccacaatGGCGCTTTTTGTATAAGAGTAAGGACCGCTGCCTTAACGATAAAAACAAAAGTACCACTGCTAAAATGATTACACTGTAGAACATGTACATTTATCCTGTAGACATCCCGTGCCTTCCCAACGAGTTCCATTATAAGTTTTACTGTATATGTAAACAATTGCCTTCAGCCCACGTGTGCTGAGTAAGAATGACAGTGCGATGACGCGATAATTCCAATATCGTCCCGCGCTTTATATAACAGCCCTTGCAATGGGGAATGAAGACCTGCGTCGGTAAGACATGAATACAGTAAGTAGCCTTTGTACATTGGTTTTAATACGGGGCGTTATCGCCGTATTCAACCCCTTTTCATGTTAAAATATGCCCTTTTGAGTTTACTTTTAAAGCCATTCCAAGTCAGATGCATGCTAGCAGTTGCTCATTTAATTTCTTGCGAATATTTTCCCACAAAATTAGTTTTATGTAGACTAAGATGTAGGTGAAAATGGGATTTTATTTGCAACATTTACGAACGTAGTAACACCCATTTGGACGGGTTTTctttgtacagaatttgtactATATAGACTAAGATGTAGGTAAGTAAAGGGGGTAGGCTATGTTATTTGCAACATTTTCTAACGTAGATTAACATATGTATTAACTTGTTTCTATACAGTTGGGTATGCGAATTTTGCGTCAAGAATACATGTTgcccaaaaaaatgtaacatttgtgtATGTTCGTACAGATCGTAATTTTACCGCATCTCTTCATTCAGCAGGTGGTAATTGTCCTTGCTGCTTTGGCCTTTGCGCCGTGTAATAGCAACGAACTGCAAGCGCCAGTTTACAAGTGGACAGATGACGTGACGGGAGTTCCCGTGACGTGTGACAAGTGTCCCCCTGGAACTCACGTGGTGAAGCACTGCACAAAGAAAAGGCCAACAGAGTGTGGCGCATGCCCAGACCGGCATTACACAGAATTCTGGAATTACATAGAGCGATGCAGATATTGTAATGTTTTCTGCATGGAGGACCAATTCGAAAAATCACCCTGTAACGCAACACACAATAGGGTGTGCGAGTGTAAATCTGGACATTATTTTAATCAAGGATTTTGCATGAAGCACAGCACTTGTCCTCCCGGTGAAGGCGTACATGTGACTGGTAAGTTATACCCCATAACCATTCTCGTACACTCACTACAAAACCTACTACATTCATTTAGATATAGGTAGTTTGAACCTCTCTTTGGTGATTTTTACGTGCcttgtaaaatatgtaaacttATTCCGTCGGTttcgggttttttttgtttcgtaatttttttatttcttgttacTTGCGATTCCGTTTGATTTTAGTTTTTGCACTATGTTTGAAAGCAGTTGCAGTATATTAATATGCTCGTTTGTGCTTATGATGAAGGCTATAGCGGTAAAGGCTACAGTGTATTTAATCATTTAGCAATGGGTTCCTTCAGACGCCTTTAGCTAAGGTTTATACAAAGAtcttgaatgaaatgaatgagtgatcctactatttatttttattccacgAAGGTACAGCGGAGGCCGACGTCAAATGTGTGCCGTGTGAGGAGGGCTACTTTTCGTCCGAGTACTCGAGCATAGAACCATGTCAGAAACATTCTCGGTGCAAAGACCACGAGAGAGCCATTCCCGGCCACGCGAAACGGGACACGTTTTGTACGTTGTGCAAGCCTCGCAGCTGTGACCTTTCAGGCTCTTCCGAAGGTGAGATTTTTGGCTTAATTCTGTGGTCAGTCAATATATCATCTCATCTATCtcatttattcgtttatttatcTGCTATTTACAATTGTTAACACACCGTTCTCAAACAGTAATGGCACATGTCGTATTGGAGAGTGATAATGTCATGTGGAAATCTTTTCTCCGTACAGAtcaggctgtgtgtgacagggctgtGATGGACTACGTCTCCCAATATCCTCTCCATCTCAAGAAACGCAGACGACTTGAAAACACA encodes:
- the LOC118207318 gene encoding tumor necrosis factor receptor superfamily member 6B-like yields the protein MNTQVVIVLAALAFAPCNSNELQAPVYKWTDDVTGVPVTCDKCPPGTHVVKHCTKKRPTECGACPDRHYTEFWNYIERCRYCNVFCMEDQFEKSPCNATHNRVCECKSGHYFNQGFCMKHSTCPPGEGVHVTGTAEADVKCVPCEEGYFSSEYSSIEPCQKHSRCKDHERAIPGHAKRDTFCTLCKPRSCDLSGSSEDQAVCDRAVMDYVSQYPLHLKKRRRLENTMRRIAKEKGKNVPLVNMFLTIQESRKDQPFACIMVDILKKSSLFNLECKVKKFFLGEEEEC